A stretch of the Coprobacillus cateniformis genome encodes the following:
- a CDS encoding PTS system mannose/fructose/sorbose family transporter subunit IID, producing the protein MSKMQLSKETNKVFWRWYFLGGAGWNYEKMQGLGYYFSTLPLIKKIYKKDDDLKKAAQVEMQFFNTNNTMAPIVLGLDCALQEEKGIESVETLASLKTGMMGPLAGIGDTLFHVIPSTIIGSLASYMALEGNPMALILWIAFGFLRLGFMRSFFKMRYREGAKVVGELGNKLKKITKAANVLGITVIGALIPSVVNAKFAYTFTQGEVSIAVQELADKIMPSLAPCLVVLLTYWLLGRKKMNSTRVTLLLVVLGILAFNLMIFA; encoded by the coding sequence ATGAGTAAAATGCAATTAAGCAAAGAAACAAATAAAGTCTTTTGGAGATGGTACTTTCTAGGTGGCGCAGGATGGAACTATGAAAAAATGCAAGGTTTGGGATATTATTTCTCTACTTTACCATTGATTAAAAAAATATATAAAAAGGATGATGATTTAAAGAAAGCAGCACAAGTTGAAATGCAATTCTTTAATACAAACAATACAATGGCTCCTATTGTTTTAGGATTGGATTGTGCATTACAGGAAGAAAAAGGTATTGAATCAGTAGAAACTTTAGCTTCATTAAAAACAGGTATGATGGGTCCATTAGCAGGAATTGGTGATACTTTATTCCATGTCATTCCTTCTACTATCATTGGGTCATTAGCTTCTTATATGGCTTTAGAAGGAAATCCAATGGCATTGATTTTATGGATTGCATTTGGATTCTTACGTTTGGGATTTATGAGATCTTTCTTTAAGATGAGATATCGTGAAGGTGCAAAAGTTGTTGGAGAATTAGGAAACAAATTAAAGAAAATCACAAAAGCAGCGAATGTTTTAGGTATAACAGTTATTGGGGCTTTAATTCCTTCGGTTGTCAATGCGAAATTTGCATATACATTTACACAAGGTGAAGTATCTATTGCTGTACAGGAATTAGCTGATAAGATTATGCCTTCACTTGCTCCATGTTTGGTGGTATTATTAACATACTGGTTATTAGGAAGAAAGAAAATGAACTCAACAAGAGTGACACTTTTACTGGTTGTTCTTGGAATCTTAGCCTTTAACTTAATGATCTTTGCATAA
- a CDS encoding PTS system mannose/fructose/N-acetylgalactosamine-transporter subunit IIB: protein MEGFVHIRVDDRLIHGQVATRWATGLKVNRIMIIDDAVAVNETEKSILRMAAPAGVNTSILQFEKALANIKNGNYAGQRVMLVVKSPVILVKMMEAGINLLPVNIGNMSNRPGTTQYKKSISMTEDEKAAVEKLLQSGIKVTAQMVPDEPDVSIENFF from the coding sequence ATGGAAGGATTTGTACACATTAGAGTAGATGATCGCTTAATTCATGGTCAAGTGGCAACACGTTGGGCAACAGGATTAAAAGTCAATCGTATTATGATTATTGATGACGCTGTTGCTGTGAATGAAACAGAAAAATCAATATTAAGAATGGCTGCACCTGCTGGAGTAAATACTTCAATTTTACAATTTGAAAAAGCACTTGCAAACATTAAAAATGGGAATTACGCTGGACAAAGAGTGATGTTAGTTGTAAAATCACCAGTTATTTTAGTGAAAATGATGGAAGCAGGGATTAATTTATTACCAGTGAATATTGGAAATATGTCAAATCGCCCTGGAACAACTCAATATAAAAAGTCAATTAGTATGACAGAAGATGAAAAAGCAGCTGTTGAAAAATTACTTCAATCAGGAATTAAAGTGACTGCTCAAATGGTTCCAGATGAACCAGATGTCAGTATTGAAAATTTCTTTTAA
- a CDS encoding glycoside hydrolase family 88 protein has product MNEKIIQEYKQYSQHVDSKFLQKEMNWICEKLLKNIERFQHQFPSACTTNHQYRLKANDDWTNGFWTGMLWMAYQYTKNEKFYAIIQENIKSFEQRLNNHFVLDHHDIGFLYSPSLVMIYRDTHDQSLEKPIIIAANKLLDRFQEKGQFIQAWGQLGDPKEYRLIIDSLMNLPLLYEASKITGNMKYAQKADAHYQQVINNIIRQDASTYHTFYFDAETGKPDHGATHQGFSDQSCWARGQAWAILGIPLHERIIQGSHDQKKWEFVFEYFIDKIPQDLVPYWDLCFDDTSHEPKDSSALAIAACGLLEVEKIGYRSDAKMIAEGMLYALSTNYTSQSDEDYEGLLKHGVYAYAENKGVDEENLWGDYFYMEAIYRLLNPEWETCW; this is encoded by the coding sequence ATGAACGAGAAAATAATACAGGAATATAAACAATATAGTCAGCATGTAGATAGCAAATTTTTACAAAAAGAAATGAATTGGATTTGTGAGAAACTATTAAAGAATATTGAACGTTTTCAACATCAATTTCCATCAGCATGTACAACCAATCATCAGTATCGTCTCAAGGCAAATGATGATTGGACCAATGGTTTTTGGACAGGTATGTTATGGATGGCATACCAATATACAAAAAATGAGAAATTTTATGCCATTATTCAAGAAAATATCAAAAGTTTTGAACAAAGATTAAATAATCATTTTGTCTTAGATCATCATGATATTGGTTTTCTCTATAGTCCATCACTTGTTATGATTTATCGTGATACTCATGATCAGAGTCTTGAGAAACCGATTATTATAGCTGCTAATAAACTATTGGATAGATTTCAGGAAAAAGGACAATTTATTCAAGCATGGGGACAATTGGGTGATCCCAAAGAATATCGTTTGATTATAGATTCATTAATGAATTTACCATTACTTTATGAAGCTAGCAAAATTACAGGAAATATGAAATATGCTCAAAAAGCTGATGCTCATTATCAGCAGGTTATCAACAATATTATTCGTCAAGATGCATCAACATATCATACATTCTATTTTGATGCTGAAACAGGAAAGCCTGATCATGGAGCAACACATCAGGGATTTAGCGATCAATCATGTTGGGCAAGAGGACAGGCTTGGGCTATTTTGGGAATCCCATTACATGAAAGAATCATACAGGGAAGCCATGATCAAAAGAAGTGGGAATTTGTTTTTGAATATTTTATTGATAAAATTCCTCAAGACTTAGTTCCTTATTGGGATTTATGTTTTGATGATACCAGTCATGAACCAAAAGACAGTTCAGCACTTGCCATTGCAGCATGTGGTTTATTAGAAGTAGAAAAAATAGGATATCGTAGTGATGCGAAAATGATTGCTGAAGGGATGTTGTATGCTTTGTCAACAAATTATACTTCACAAAGTGATGAAGATTATGAAGGTTTATTGAAACATGGAGTCTATGCTTATGCAGAAAATAAAGGTGTTGATGAAGAAAACCTATGGGGTGATTACTTCTATATGGAAGCCATCTATCGTTTATTAAATCCAGAGTGGGAAACATGCTGGTAG
- a CDS encoding glycoside hydrolase family 35 protein gives MKTFEIKDEFIVDGKPIKILSGAIHYFRIVPKHWEDSLYNLKALGFNTVETYIPWNLHEPKEGEFDFQGIKDVVSFIKKAQEMELMVIVRPSPYICAEWEFGGLPAWLLTYDNLHLRSDCPRYLEKVKNYYEVLLPMLTSLQSTQGGPIIMMQVENEFGSFSNNKTYLKKLKKIMLDLGVEVPLFTSDGSWQQALESGSLIDDDVLVTANFGSHSHENLDVLEQFMANHQKKWPLMSMEFWDGWFNRWGEEIITRDAQDLANCVKELLTRGSINLYMFHGGTNFGFMNGCSARGQKDLPQVTSYDYDALLTEAGDITEKYQCVKKVMKELFPDIQQMEPRMREKKSYGTIPLNRKVSLFETLEDISECQRSVFPQTLEQLGEGYGYVLYKTQVKGFHQEEKVKVIEASDRIQVYKDGEHIITQNQEEIGKEFPVYFAESNELSILVENMGRVNYGYKLLSPTQKKGIRSGVMVDIHFETDWQQYPLPLNNIENINFDKGWQENTPSFYEFVFNVDECQDTFIDCHQLGKGCIFINGFHLGRYWSRGPIEYLYLPGPLLKKGMNQIIVFETEGVAMNNITFVDYPVYKKD, from the coding sequence ATGAAAACATTTGAAATTAAGGATGAATTTATTGTTGATGGGAAACCCATAAAAATATTGTCTGGTGCGATTCATTATTTTAGAATTGTTCCCAAACATTGGGAAGATAGTTTATATAATTTAAAAGCTCTAGGCTTTAATACTGTAGAAACATATATACCTTGGAACTTACATGAACCTAAAGAGGGAGAATTTGATTTTCAGGGTATTAAAGATGTTGTCTCATTTATTAAAAAAGCACAAGAAATGGAATTGATGGTGATTGTGAGACCATCTCCATATATTTGTGCTGAGTGGGAGTTTGGGGGATTACCTGCTTGGTTATTAACGTATGATAATCTTCATTTAAGAAGTGATTGTCCTCGATATTTAGAAAAAGTTAAAAACTATTATGAAGTTCTTTTACCAATGTTAACATCTTTACAATCAACACAGGGTGGACCTATTATTATGATGCAGGTAGAAAATGAATTTGGATCTTTTTCTAATAATAAAACTTATTTAAAAAAGTTAAAGAAAATCATGTTAGATTTAGGTGTAGAAGTTCCATTGTTTACATCGGATGGCTCATGGCAACAAGCATTAGAATCAGGAAGTCTTATTGATGATGATGTACTTGTCACTGCAAACTTTGGTTCACATTCTCATGAAAATCTAGATGTCCTTGAACAATTTATGGCAAATCATCAAAAGAAATGGCCACTCATGTCAATGGAATTTTGGGATGGTTGGTTCAATCGCTGGGGTGAAGAAATTATCACAAGAGATGCACAAGACTTGGCAAATTGTGTTAAGGAATTACTAACACGTGGGAGTATCAATCTTTATATGTTTCATGGTGGTACAAACTTTGGTTTTATGAATGGATGTTCAGCTCGTGGACAAAAAGATTTACCACAAGTAACATCTTATGACTATGATGCTTTATTAACTGAAGCAGGAGACATAACTGAAAAATATCAATGTGTTAAAAAAGTAATGAAAGAATTGTTTCCCGATATTCAGCAAATGGAACCACGTATGCGAGAGAAAAAATCTTATGGAACTATTCCACTCAATAGAAAAGTATCATTATTTGAAACATTAGAAGATATATCAGAATGTCAAAGAAGTGTTTTTCCTCAAACTTTAGAACAATTAGGGGAAGGATATGGATATGTGTTGTATAAGACACAAGTCAAAGGATTTCATCAAGAAGAAAAAGTTAAAGTCATAGAAGCAAGTGATCGTATTCAAGTTTATAAGGATGGAGAACATATTATCACACAAAATCAAGAAGAAATTGGTAAAGAATTCCCAGTCTATTTTGCTGAATCAAATGAACTTTCTATTTTAGTAGAGAATATGGGTAGAGTGAACTATGGTTATAAATTGTTATCACCAACTCAAAAGAAAGGAATTCGTTCTGGAGTGATGGTTGATATCCATTTTGAAACAGATTGGCAACAATATCCTTTACCATTAAATAATATTGAAAATATTAACTTTGATAAAGGTTGGCAAGAAAATACACCTTCATTCTATGAATTTGTTTTCAATGTTGATGAATGTCAAGATACATTTATTGATTGTCATCAATTAGGTAAAGGATGTATCTTTATCAATGGATTCCATTTAGGAAGATATTGGTCAAGAGGACCTATTGAATATCTATACTTGCCAGGACCATTATTAAAAAAAGGAATGAATCAAATTATTGTATTTGAAACAGAGGGTGTTGCAATGAATAATATAACTTTTGTTGATTACCCAGTTTATAAGAAAGACTAA
- a CDS encoding LacI family DNA-binding transcriptional regulator produces the protein MKKSKITIKDIAEMAGTSKTTVSFYLNGKTEKMSEETKQRIEQVIRETNYCPSIVARSLNSKNSKLIGILIGDITNSFSNQIVKGIESEASRNGYQIIVGNSDYNHQREENYVERMLSMGVDGFIIQPTAQFRKISKRLESLGKPMVFFDSKLYDMKTKWVKTNNYEATYDATVRCIEKGYEKYYMITADPQLISTRLERTSGFVDALADHEKDYETLIIENDQVKPEVIADFIDERLDLNKKTLVFVPNCWALPTVFIALKYHRKHMPQLGLMGFDNMEWVNFSSPSITTIVQPAFEEGLEAARIVIDQIEGKNEVIGQQVLDCYVNWNESTF, from the coding sequence ATGAAAAAAAGCAAAATCACAATTAAAGATATTGCTGAAATGGCTGGAACGTCAAAAACAACTGTTTCTTTCTATTTGAATGGAAAAACAGAAAAAATGTCTGAAGAAACAAAACAAAGAATTGAACAGGTAATAAGAGAAACAAATTATTGTCCAAGTATTGTCGCCAGAAGTTTAAATTCTAAGAATAGTAAATTAATAGGAATATTAATTGGTGATATTACAAATTCGTTTTCTAATCAGATTGTCAAAGGTATAGAGTCTGAAGCAAGTCGTAATGGATATCAGATTATTGTAGGGAATAGTGATTATAATCATCAAAGAGAAGAAAACTATGTAGAAAGAATGTTATCAATGGGAGTGGATGGCTTTATTATTCAACCAACTGCTCAATTTAGAAAGATATCAAAGAGATTAGAGAGTTTAGGGAAACCTATGGTTTTCTTTGATAGTAAATTGTATGATATGAAAACAAAGTGGGTCAAAACAAATAACTATGAAGCAACTTATGATGCAACAGTCAGATGTATTGAGAAAGGTTATGAAAAATACTATATGATTACTGCTGATCCTCAATTAATTAGTACAAGATTAGAAAGAACAAGTGGTTTTGTAGATGCTTTAGCAGACCATGAAAAAGATTATGAGACATTGATTATTGAAAATGATCAGGTGAAACCAGAAGTCATTGCTGACTTTATTGATGAGCGGCTAGATTTAAACAAAAAAACATTAGTGTTTGTGCCTAATTGCTGGGCTTTACCAACAGTATTTATTGCTTTAAAATATCATCGTAAACATATGCCACAACTTGGACTCATGGGTTTTGATAATATGGAATGGGTGAATTTCTCATCACCTAGTATTACAACTATTGTTCAGCCAGCTTTTGAAGAAGGGCTTGAAGCTGCTAGGATTGTAATTGATCAGATTGAAGGAAAAAATGAAGTGATTGGGCAACAAGTGTTGGATTGTTATGTAAATTGGAATGAATCGACATTTTAG
- a CDS encoding DUF3284 domain-containing protein, with protein MQIERQMYGKCKEFFDVLIEGIKEDILSSTGKTIAEEKLKEGYSYKKKIMNKKETIAKAKIVKYDVPNEYCLKVTSDNGVTTISYKIRQEDDENFTVVYKEEYVAKGASKGKLVHFMHERSVKKRINRTLDYIQKYMNEKKNKEE; from the coding sequence ATGCAAATAGAAAGACAAATGTATGGAAAATGTAAAGAATTTTTTGATGTTCTAATAGAGGGGATTAAAGAAGATATATTATCTTCAACTGGTAAAACTATAGCAGAAGAAAAATTAAAAGAAGGATATTCTTATAAAAAGAAAATCATGAATAAAAAAGAAACAATTGCTAAGGCTAAAATTGTAAAATATGATGTTCCAAATGAATATTGCCTGAAAGTGACAAGTGATAATGGTGTAACAACTATTTCATATAAGATTCGTCAAGAAGATGATGAAAATTTCACAGTTGTTTATAAAGAAGAATATGTTGCAAAAGGTGCATCAAAAGGAAAATTAGTTCATTTTATGCATGAACGTTCTGTGAAGAAGAGAATAAATAGGACTCTTGACTATATTCAAAAATATATGAATGAAAAGAAAAATAAGGAAGAATAA
- a CDS encoding MarR family winged helix-turn-helix transcriptional regulator, translating into MNNTLHKNIIHILPHWHYKVERSIKQNQKHKNMSYETYFCLLILEKDGLMKMSEIAKRLRLSKQHATQMIDKLYQYELIERQDDPNDRRSILICINKNGQQFLKENPLDTTPLQEQIQQHLTPQEQEEFNQSIATLLRLLKKWD; encoded by the coding sequence ATGAATAATACACTACATAAAAACATTATCCACATCTTACCACATTGGCATTATAAAGTAGAAAGAAGCATTAAACAAAATCAAAAACATAAAAATATGAGTTATGAAACTTATTTTTGTTTACTTATTTTAGAAAAAGATGGTCTTATGAAGATGAGTGAAATCGCTAAAAGATTACGCTTAAGCAAACAACATGCCACACAAATGATAGATAAACTTTATCAATATGAGCTCATTGAAAGACAAGATGATCCTAATGATCGTCGCAGTATTCTTATATGTATTAATAAAAATGGTCAACAATTTCTTAAAGAAAACCCTCTAGATACAACACCTTTACAAGAACAAATTCAACAACATCTTACCCCTCAAGAACAAGAAGAGTTTAATCAATCGATTGCAACCTTATTAAGATTACTTAAAAAATGGGATTAA
- a CDS encoding FUSC family protein, whose amino-acid sequence MSFINKESLLWKIIHNAFRFLISLAFIIVFQTLFGVENTLLGVAISVGFTMLPMCNLDIKPWTMFWIIVILYGGSTFVAQLSAVNPWLAFGCNFIFLSLIILLANEPLEYQTNITFLLCFVFSQSTVVSWSQFPMRATAGIVGGIFVGGCVVLNWYRHGYGGKIRVRQQILRCQVNRSYLLRMSFGVSLAMLIGSLFEISKPLWISIVVMSLTQLEFTETLTRIKHRFVGTLVGIIIFFIFFQYLIPQQYAGFVVMFLGYMGFFLPEYKFKQIINAVSALNASLVILDTLTAIENRLLCLVAGIMIVLGIYFITKFIRSLHLKSSEMMKKWADDFFNQLETKKYDMNMFH is encoded by the coding sequence ATGAGTTTCATTAATAAAGAAAGTCTTCTATGGAAGATTATTCATAATGCTTTTCGCTTTCTCATTAGTTTAGCTTTTATTATCGTATTTCAGACTTTATTTGGTGTTGAAAATACACTGCTTGGTGTTGCTATTAGTGTTGGTTTTACGATGCTGCCAATGTGTAATCTTGATATAAAGCCATGGACAATGTTTTGGATTATTGTCATATTGTATGGTGGAAGCACGTTTGTAGCTCAGTTAAGTGCTGTCAATCCGTGGTTAGCCTTTGGATGTAATTTTATCTTTTTATCTTTAATTATACTTTTGGCTAATGAACCACTTGAATATCAAACCAATATTACTTTTTTGCTTTGTTTTGTTTTTAGTCAATCAACTGTTGTTTCTTGGAGTCAATTTCCAATGCGAGCTACAGCTGGTATTGTTGGAGGAATATTTGTTGGTGGCTGTGTTGTTTTGAATTGGTATCGTCATGGTTATGGTGGTAAAATAAGGGTGAGACAGCAAATATTACGCTGTCAGGTCAATCGAAGTTATCTTTTAAGAATGTCATTCGGAGTCTCTCTAGCTATGTTAATTGGAAGCTTATTTGAGATAAGTAAGCCATTGTGGATAAGTATTGTAGTTATGTCATTAACGCAATTAGAATTTACTGAAACATTAACAAGAATAAAACATCGATTTGTAGGAACTTTAGTTGGAATTATAATCTTTTTTATTTTCTTTCAATATTTAATTCCTCAGCAATATGCTGGTTTTGTCGTTATGTTTTTAGGGTACATGGGATTCTTTTTACCAGAATATAAATTTAAACAGATTATAAATGCAGTCAGTGCTTTAAATGCATCATTGGTTATATTAGATACTTTAACAGCAATTGAAAATAGGCTGTTATGTTTAGTCGCAGGAATAATGATTGTTTTAGGTATTTATTTTATAACAAAGTTCATAAGAAGCTTGCATTTGAAATCATCAGAAATGATGAAGAAATGGGCAGATGATTTTTTCAATCAGTTAGAAACAAAAAAGTATGATATGAATATGTTTCATTAA
- a CDS encoding ABC transporter permease: MKTLIFAKRNMKEISRDLLSLFFGVAFPILLLLLLTLIQSNIPGDAGPFAIEKLAPGIAIFSLSFVSLFSGLLISKDRYSSFMLRLKSSPMKASDFIFGYILPLIPMAIIQTTVCFLCALCLGLKADISIIYAILASLPAALLFIGMGILCGSLFNEKQVGGACGALLTNISAWLSGIWFDVALVGGWFETIANALPFVHAVNVGRFIIAHDYTQVFPELLWVIGYTIVIIGVSIYIFMKKVNH, encoded by the coding sequence ATGAAAACTCTTATTTTTGCTAAACGTAATATGAAAGAAATTTCTCGGGATTTATTAAGTTTGTTTTTTGGAGTCGCTTTCCCAATTTTATTATTGTTATTATTAACACTTATTCAATCAAATATCCCTGGAGATGCTGGTCCATTTGCTATTGAGAAGTTAGCTCCTGGTATTGCTATCTTTAGTCTTTCCTTTGTATCACTTTTTTCTGGTTTATTAATTTCTAAAGATCGCTACAGTTCTTTTATGTTAAGATTAAAAAGTTCACCAATGAAAGCAAGTGATTTTATTTTTGGTTATATCTTGCCATTAATTCCTATGGCAATCATCCAAACAACTGTTTGCTTTCTATGTGCACTATGTTTAGGTTTAAAGGCTGATATATCAATTATTTATGCAATACTTGCATCACTTCCTGCTGCTCTTCTTTTTATAGGAATGGGGATTTTATGTGGCTCACTATTTAATGAAAAACAAGTTGGTGGTGCTTGTGGAGCTTTATTAACAAATATAAGTGCTTGGCTATCAGGAATATGGTTTGATGTTGCACTTGTTGGGGGATGGTTTGAAACAATAGCAAATGCTTTACCTTTTGTACATGCTGTCAATGTTGGAAGATTTATTATTGCTCATGATTATACACAGGTTTTCCCTGAACTCTTATGGGTAATAGGTTATACAATTGTTATTATTGGAGTATCAATATATATCTTTATGAAGAAAGTGAATCATTAA
- a CDS encoding ABC transporter ATP-binding protein, which yields MIAIKTNHLCKSYKNCDAVKNLNLEIQDGELYSLLGVNGAGKTTTIKMLSCLTQPTQGCATIYGFDLIKDAQNIKQIINVSPQETAIAPMLSVKENLEFICEIYGFCQNQAQQKTVEIMKDLQLSQIANQRAGTLSGGWQRRLSIAMALISEPKILFLDEPTLGLDVIARRELWDFIKKLKQKMTIILTTHYLEEAENLSDHIGIMNQGQFIISGSVKELLKQANTDNFEDAFIQLSHQEALL from the coding sequence ATGATAGCAATCAAGACAAATCATCTTTGTAAAAGTTATAAAAATTGTGATGCTGTTAAAAATTTGAATTTAGAAATTCAAGATGGTGAACTTTATTCCTTATTAGGTGTCAATGGTGCAGGAAAAACAACAACAATTAAAATGTTATCATGTTTGACTCAGCCAACGCAAGGATGTGCAACTATCTATGGATTTGACTTAATCAAAGATGCCCAAAATATTAAACAAATCATTAATGTTTCACCCCAAGAAACAGCTATTGCACCTATGTTAAGTGTTAAAGAAAATCTTGAGTTTATTTGTGAAATCTATGGTTTTTGTCAAAATCAAGCACAACAAAAAACTGTAGAAATTATGAAAGATTTACAATTATCACAAATAGCTAATCAAAGAGCTGGAACATTGTCAGGTGGATGGCAAAGACGCTTATCTATTGCAATGGCTTTGATTAGTGAACCTAAAATTCTCTTTTTAGATGAACCCACATTAGGTCTTGATGTGATTGCAAGAAGAGAGTTATGGGATTTTATCAAAAAACTAAAACAAAAGATGACGATTATTTTAACGACTCATTATTTAGAAGAAGCTGAAAACTTGAGTGATCATATTGGAATTATGAACCAAGGACAATTCATTATATCAGGAAGCGTAAAAGAATTATTGAAACAGGCAAATACTGATAATTTTGAGGATGCATTTATTCAATTGAGCCATCAGGAGGCACTATTATGA
- a CDS encoding helix-turn-helix domain-containing protein has product MISKNLMFLRNAHHFTLEYVAEKIGVSRQAVAKWENGESIPDLMNSMALANLYGVTIDDLVHHDHDKKGYAVPPVGKHIFGNVTVGERGQIVIPKKARDIFDFQPGENLIILGDEEQGGLALVKSSTFMKMAEDILAMGGIQNDSNQDKSSL; this is encoded by the coding sequence ATGATAAGTAAGAATTTAATGTTTCTAAGAAATGCACATCATTTTACACTAGAATATGTCGCAGAAAAAATAGGTGTTTCTAGACAAGCTGTTGCAAAGTGGGAAAATGGGGAGTCTATACCAGACTTAATGAATTCTATGGCACTTGCCAATCTTTATGGTGTCACTATTGATGATTTGGTACACCACGATCATGATAAAAAGGGATATGCTGTTCCACCTGTTGGCAAACATATCTTTGGAAATGTCACTGTTGGGGAACGTGGTCAAATTGTTATTCCTAAAAAAGCAAGAGATATCTTTGATTTTCAACCAGGTGAGAACTTAATTATTTTAGGTGATGAAGAACAAGGTGGTCTAGCTCTTGTGAAAAGTAGTACATTTATGAAGATGGCTGAAGATATTCTTGCTATGGGAGGTATCCAAAATGATAGCAATCAAGACAAATCATCTTTGTAA